From the bacterium genome, one window contains:
- a CDS encoding plasmid pRiA4b ORF-3 family protein, translated as MANIYQLKITLNDSNPPIWRRILIKSDILLPDLHKIIQTVMGWTNSHLHEFDINGRIYGLPENDEFEDENRITDYSSVKLDSLITRENEQFIYDYDFGDFWRHTILLEKILPVEKKVYYPKCIDGMGHCPPDDCGGIHRYAEILEIIKNPGNDEYEEMMEWLGDEFDPEYFNLDEINKLLKRRDYGCIELDD; from the coding sequence ATGGCCAATATTTATCAATTAAAAATTACTTTAAATGACAGCAACCCGCCTATCTGGAGACGGATTCTTATAAAATCCGACATATTGTTGCCCGACTTACATAAGATTATCCAGACAGTGATGGGCTGGACTAATTCGCATTTACACGAGTTTGATATTAATGGAAGGATTTACGGCCTGCCGGAGAATGATGAATTTGAAGATGAAAATAGGATCACCGATTATTCTTCAGTCAAACTGGACAGTTTAATCACTAGGGAGAATGAGCAGTTTATATACGATTATGATTTCGGAGATTTTTGGCGGCATACCATTTTATTGGAAAAGATTTTACCCGTAGAGAAAAAAGTTTATTATCCAAAATGTATTGATGGGATGGGACACTGTCCACCGGATGACTGCGGCGGAATTCATAGATACGCGGAGATATTAGAAATAATTAAAAACCCCGGCAACGACGAATACGAGGAAATGATGGAATGGCTGGGGGATGAGTTTGATCCCGAATATTTTAATTTGGATGAAATCAATAAATTGTTGAAGCGAAGAGATTATGGTTGCATAGAGTTGGATGATTGA
- a CDS encoding four helix bundle protein gives MYLGARAKIFALTTNYTHKRQSFMFDFENLEVYKKSKEANKEILRFLKNNKQIDRYLKDQLRRASISIVINIAEGSGRFSKADKRNFYIIVRGSVYECVSLLEIILEEKQLTEEIFKNLYHKYEVISKMLLGLINSQKV, from the coding sequence TTGTATTTAGGAGCAAGAGCGAAAATTTTTGCCCTAACTACAAATTACACACACAAACGACAATCTTTTATGTTCGATTTTGAAAACTTGGAAGTCTACAAGAAATCAAAAGAAGCCAATAAAGAAATTTTACGCTTCCTCAAAAACAATAAACAGATCGACCGCTATCTTAAAGATCAATTACGGAGAGCCTCAATAAGCATCGTCATAAATATTGCGGAAGGAAGCGGCCGATTCTCCAAAGCGGATAAGAGAAACTTCTATATTATTGTCAGAGGTTCAGTTTATGAATGTGTTTCTTTGCTGGAAATAATTTTAGAGGAAAAACAATTAACAGAAGAAATATTTAAAAATTTATATCATAAATATGAAGTAATTTCAAAAATGCTTTTGGGATTGATAAATAGTCAAAAGGTTTGA
- a CDS encoding ATP-binding protein, which yields MVFTDRVEIWNSGSLPPELSVEDLRKPHTSFPANLLLTNTLYLADYIQRAGSGTLEMIKQCKVQGSPEPEFVLIRNVEFRTILPRDIYTENVLAKMGLNERQIKAIQYVKEKGKITNCEYRQLNNVSDEGARRDLETLLKKKIFRTQGRGRSLSYII from the coding sequence ATGGTTTTTACTGACCGTGTTGAGATATGGAATTCCGGCAGTCTTCCGCCGGAGTTGAGTGTTGAAGATCTTAGAAAACCACATACATCGTTTCCGGCTAATCTGCTCCTTACAAATACGCTTTATCTTGCTGATTATATTCAAAGAGCAGGGTCAGGAACGTTAGAGATGATTAAGCAGTGTAAGGTGCAGGGATCACCTGAGCCGGAGTTTGTTTTGATAAGGAATGTTGAGTTTAGAACGATTCTTCCCAGGGATATCTATACGGAAAATGTTTTGGCCAAGATGGGTTTAAATGAACGTCAGATTAAAGCTATTCAGTATGTTAAGGAAAAAGGCAAAATTACAAACTGCGAATATAGACAGTTAAACAATGTTTCCGATGAGGGTGCAAGGCGTGATCTGGAAACGCTTTTAAAGAAAAAAATATTCAGAACGCAGGGTAGAGGCCGTAGCCTGAGTTATATAATATAA